From the genome of Biomphalaria glabrata chromosome 1, xgBioGlab47.1, whole genome shotgun sequence, one region includes:
- the LOC106074217 gene encoding long-chain-fatty-acid--CoA ligase ACSBG2-like, giving the protein MSHDNLTFMATSFKSQIWTEESLKPNQTKREMSMEKRMLSYLSLSQAYSLVIEILLPIASGTTVFFVGPDIWEGQLVKTLQLIKPTVFFATSRTWKLMYDKIKHQFDQLTFFEKMLITNFKSTTEQLVNKVKSTIENQNTVQNFSIRSKLNAFGQKKLKKQLGLHKCSAFFILDGPLSTEVQEFYFDIGVSIRNMLNSPFMSGPHLAEDIESGDNIELPGCATSFQSNLTNDNFELLGTGRHVCMGILHDLATFDNSDLFQIDLHVSAAKDEADNFVLTRSASDMSQLSNGYFVHTEAVEELIKNLVPVFSNCMLIGPNRPYFSVLMTLQTVTDRVTKKSTKKLTLSAHDWFKRSGILANTTADLTPSNTLWYEMVDNALMLVNRQLGSKAAFIVQWTLLETDFSVLNGEIEPTTKTLNRELIMKNYEKEIESMYPDSPLPTLAPIRFPRNILGFK; this is encoded by the exons ATGAGCCATGACAAT TTAACCTTTATGGCTACTTCTTTTAAAAGCCAAATTTGGACTGAGGAGAGCCTGAAGCCGAATCAAACCAAAAGAGAAATGTCTATGGAAAAGAGAATGCTAAGTTATCTATCACTTAGTCAAGCGTACAGTCTGGTCATTGAGATTCTTCTTCCCATTGCCAGTGGTACGACAGTGTTCTTTGTTGGTCCAGACATTTGGGAG GGACAGCTAGTTAAAACTCTGCAGTTGATCAAGCCAACTGTTTTCTTTGCCACATCTAGAACATGGAAGCTAATGTATGACAAAATTAAACACCAGTTTGATCAACtaacattttttgaaaaaatgttgaTTACCAACTTCAAAAGTACCACTGAGcaattagtcaataaagttaAA TCAACAATAGAGAACCAGAATACTGTACAAAA TTTTAGCATAAGAAGTAAATTGAATGCCTttggacaaaaaaaactaaaaaagcaGTTAGGTCTTCATAAGTGTTCTGCATTCTTTATTCTTGATGGGCCCCTTAGTACTGAAGTGCAAGAGTTTTACTTTGACATTGGTGTTTCAATAAGAAATATGTTAAACTCGCCTTTTATGTCTG GTCCACATCTTGCAGAAGACATAGAAAGTGGTGATAATATTGAGTTGCCTGGATGTGCTACATCATTTCAGTCAAATttaacaaatgacaattttgag CTGCTTGGAACAGGACGACATGTTTGTATGGGTATACTCCATGATCTGGCCACATTTGATAATTCTGATCTGTTCCAAATAGATCTTCATGTCTCTGCTGCAAAGGATGAAGCTGACAATTTTGTACTTACCAGGTCAGCATCAG ATATGTCACAGTTGTCCAATGGCTATTTTGTTCACACCGAAGCAGTGGAAGAACTAATCAAGAATTTAGTTCCAGTTTTCAGTAACTGCATGTTGATTGGCCCTAATCGACCTTATTTCTCAGTTCTGATGACACTCCAG ACTGTGACAGATCGAGTCACAAAAAAATCTACTAAAAAACTGACTCTATCAGCACATGATTGGTTTAAAAGAAGTGGGATTCTAGCCAATACTACAGCAGATCTAACTCCTTCCAATACACTCTGGTATGAg ATGGTGGATAATGCACTGATGTTGGTGAATAGACAACTAGGAAGCAAAGCAGCTTTTATCGTACAGTGGACTTTATTAGAGACAGATTTCTCTGTTCTAAATGGAGAGATTG AGCCAACTACTAAGACTTTGAACAGAGAACTTATAATGAAAAACtatgagaaagaaattgagtCCATGTATCCTGATTCGCCTTTACCAACACTTGCTCCAATACGCTTTCCTAGAAATAtattaggttttaaataa